In a genomic window of Zingiber officinale cultivar Zhangliang chromosome 9B, Zo_v1.1, whole genome shotgun sequence:
- the LOC122025432 gene encoding probable protein S-acyltransferase 22 — MVFALLLLILQWAVGMLVLILCFVERRRFSAEIVSKLGSSFSLAPFIIVVAVCTLLAMVATLPVAQLFFFHILLIKKVHYFHISTCDTANTTSYTAPTFI; from the exons aTGGTGTTTGCTCTTCTCTTG CTTATTCTGCAGTGGGCTGTTGGGATGCTTGTGCTGATACTGTGTTTTGTTGAGAGAAGGAGATTTTCTGCTGAAATTGTTTCAAAGCTGGGTAGTAGCTTTTCCTTGGCACCCTTTATCATTGTGGTG GCTGTGTGCACTTTATTAGCCATGGTTGCTACTCTTCCAGTTGCACAACTTTTCTTCTTccatattcttttaataaaaaaggtACACTACTTTCATATTTCTACTTGTGACACAGCAAACACTACCAGTTACACAGCTCCtacatttatataa